The Anas platyrhynchos isolate ZD024472 breed Pekin duck chromosome 1, IASCAAS_PekinDuck_T2T, whole genome shotgun sequence genomic sequence GCTATTTAATCTGATATTGTAACTCAAATAGTTTTTTCTTTATGCATTTTGCCATTTTCTATGTCTGTGACATATTCTTATTTTCATAATctaggaaaaatatattaatcttCTGAACACCAGTTTTAAAAACTAATTGTGGTAAAATGCTGGCCTGTAAGAAGGAGCTACTGAAGTGGGAAAATGATGTCATTACTCAGAGTAATctaacaaaacacaaattttaTGGAAGGATGTTCCAAGGCCTGGAGCAATTGGACAGAGCTCTGTTGTGTGGTAGCAATAAAAAAGTCACTTTTGTACgtcttatttgtatttatttgcagTCTCCTGCATTTTGAGGATTCTTGCCTTGTGGTCAGTAGCACCTAGAACTGAGTCAATTCATGGTTCAGTTTTTTGGATTACAGTTTTTCTCCCATGTCATgtaataagcaagaaaaaagaaacaagttgAATTGCTTTAATAATCATAAGGTATAACCCTAACTAACCCAAGTAAATCTCCATTCCTACTAAGtctcaaaaaaatagaaatgtctTGTGAATACTTAGTCATaggtaaaaaaattaaaaaaatgtggtaTTGAGCCCTTAGAATACTGTCAAAATTTTCATTATCATTTTCAGGCTTTCCCCATCAGACTGGGTTAAATCCCATTCATTAAAATGAACTGGAAGTGATACCAGAAAATCTAAAGATATGCATTTTTGCTCAGAGAATTTATTGTTTTATCATTTTAGGCAAGAAGCCAAATCACCAGATCTGGGTAAGCGAAAATTATTCATGTAGAGGCTAGAAGATAGGAATGTCCTGGACATCACACCCTCCTCTCCTTTCAGCTACATCTCTTACATTGGCAGTGGCCTTGTGTCATTGAACAATCTATGGCAGtccaaacaaaaaagttatcTCTAAAGTAAAATTTCTGCATGTTTGTCATCTGAATCACACTCTAGGCTCTGCTGATTATATTGATTAGACAACAACAATTATAATGGGATCTTAGATATTTGAATTTAGATGTCTCTATCTGTAAAGTGGTACCAGTTGGTAAGGTCAGGTTAATACCACATTCATTGAAATTCATAAATAGAATGTATCttaaagcttttaaatttttcttgcattcatatgttatattttgaaaaagaatcTGTATTGCTTGAAAATGCAGATGTGGCAGAACTACAGATCTATCTTGCCATCAAGTTCTGTTATCTTCTCTCATTTTCAGCAGTATTTCAAAGTCCACTTATGCTCAGTATCTATTTGGAAGCATGATTCTTCCCTACAGAATATCCCTGGGTGATATTAAGAGCTCCTAAATTGTGCAGTGTTTGTGTGATGAGAACAGATATGCATAACTGAAAGTTACTCTGCTGTAGATCTGTATGTTACTCTAGGACAGTCTGGAAATTTAATGCAGATTGCCACACTTTGACACTTATTGATAGTTAACACTTGATAAgtgtacaaaaaataaatatgatgaaatacatttttgtggGAGATGCACATTTACCTGGGCTAGCATTAATATTAGAGAAGAAGCTGAAATAGGCATAATTTTCCGATTCCAAAAGTATTTCTTCATGTAATTTAAACAATATTGTGTTGTACAGGAAAATAGGAATTTTTCAATGTTGTAGGTATATTAGGATTATAGCTGTTATTCATGTAGTCTCTGCCATTTTGACCTGGTTTGGGTTGGGATagaggtttttggttttgttttatttttgtttgtttgttttttcataggGGTGTGTGCTGAGTTTggggtttaggatgagaataatgctgataacacactgatgttttagttgttgccaAGCAGTGCTTACAATAATTCAAgttcttttcagtttcttgtgctggcctgccagtgaggaggctgtggttgcacaaggagctgggagagaaCACAGCCAGGGCACCTGACTCAAACCAGCCAAAGAGAGATGTCTCATACCATATGGTGTACTGCTGATCTATAAAACTGGGATGGTTGGCCAGGTATGGGACAGCTGCtcagagaggggctggggatTGGTCAGCAGGTTGTGAGCATAAAAAGGAGAGTGGCCAGCAGTTCAagcctctactctgccctggtcaggcctcacctggagtgctgtgtccagttctgggctccccagtacaaaaaaagacagggatcttctggaaagagtccaacggagggccacaaaaatgatacagggcctggagcatcttccctatgaggaaagactgagagacctgggtctgttcagccttgagaagagaggggatcttatcaatgtttacaaatatcttaagtgtgggagacagtgggatttggccaacctcttttcagtggtttgtggggttaggacaaggggcaatggtcaaaaaatggagcacagaaaattccacaccaacatgtgaaaaAACTCCTTCATGGTGAgagtgacggagcattggaacaggctgcccagggaggttgtagagtctcctcctctggagatattcaaggcctgtctggatgcctacctgggcagcctgctctaaggaacttGCTTTGGCAGGGGCGTTGGACatgatgatctctggaggtcccttccaacctctacaattctgtgattctaagagcaattgcattgtgcttaatttgtttatatatattattattattattaattattattattttctcttcctttgctgTCCAATcaaactgtttttatctcagcccatgaattttattctatatttttagCTATTTTCCATGGAGGAAGTGAAGGGAGTGAATGGCAGTGtggtgtggtgcttagctgggTTAAACCgtaacaaaattaaattctatttaaatttggtctttttttttttttttttttttttttagatctccCAGCAAGGAGATGGCTTCAAATGAAAGAGAGATTGTGGTGTGGGTTTGCCAGGAAGAGAAGATTGTATGTGGCCTGACAAAACGCACAACTTGTGCAGAAGTGATTCAAGCACTACTTGAGGAACATCAAGCAACATTTGGAGAGAAAAAGGTCCTCTTTGGAAAACCCAGTGATTACTGTATTGTAGAAAAATGGAGAGGCTCTGAGCGAGTCCTTCCTCCGTTGACAAAGATTCTGAGACTTTGGAAGGCCTGGGGGGAAGAGCAGCCCAATTTGCACTTTGTGTTAGTAAAGTCTGATGCTTTCCTCTCATTTCCATTGTGGAAAACAGCTGAAGCTAAGGTAGTACAAAATGTTGAAAAGCAGTGGGAACTCAGCCCAGCCAATTACATGAAGATGTTGCCAATagacaagcaaaagaaaatcgTCAGGAAGACTTTCCGGAAACTGGCCAAACTTAAACAGGACAGTGTTCAGCAAGACAGAGATAATATGGAGACGCTGATTCATCTGATTATATCTCAAGATCATACCATTCATCAGCAAGTCCTTAGAATGAAGGAACTAGATATGGAAATCGAAAAATGTGAAGCACAGTTCCATTTAGACCGTGTAGCCAATGATGGAGAAAATTATGTGCAGAACTCATATTTAACAATCAATCCAAGTgaggctgagcagcaagggAGTAGGCCAGATGATCAAAAAGAGATGCACGAATATTTCAGCAAAAGTGAGGGAATTTTACAGGTTGAAGAGAGACTGAAACATCACAAACAATTAATAGAGAAGCTGTGTGCTGAAATTGAGAAAGAAGTATATGGTatatgttcagaaaaaaaaggagatgatATTCACACAGAAGGAGCTTCTCATGCTCAACTGGAAAACTCAAATTTGGAAAGTGTAAAGTATGAGCTGGAAAAAAGTATGAAAGATGGTCTGAGAATCAATTCATACCTGAGCTGCATTCAGAAAGAGCTTACCTACAGGGACTCATTGcttcaaaagaaggaaaaagagtatGAACTTCTTACAGAAGAATTTAATTTACTACATATTAAAGACAACATCGAAACTAGGCTTCCATTGAATGAAGAACCACCCAAGGGCAGTGGCAATTCCAGTACCAGCATTGCAGTTCCTGACTTTGTTCACAGAGTGACTAATCTGGACATAAATGATACAGACTCTGACACTGGAATCAGCTCTACACACAGTCAGGACTCTGAAATTACTTCTGGGGACATGGTACTGTTATCAACATAGTTGAAAACAGTCATGCATTTTTGAAAAGTCACATTTTGAGGGATACGTAGAAGAATAGGTAAACTTTATTGTCTTGAGAGTCCACCCCCTTAAGATGTTGCAACTGTGGCACTACTCTAGCAAAGTAAACAGTGTCTATGTGCTTAAAAGTATACTTGTGATTAAATGCACAGGCAGTCTCATGGGTTCACTGCTAATAGGTGCAAAGTTGTTGGCTTTGCTAAATTGGGACGTACTGTTTAGACCTTGTAATATTCAGTGAAACAGCAGCATTCTAACTAGCTTGAACCAAAAGCCTGGAGCTTTGATATCCCACAACCTTTTATTTCACATCTACATCTCTCTAACTTTTAAGGAATGTGAATTATATATTAGACCCAACTAAATGGAGAGATTGATTTTCTGCTCTGTTACATAAGCTTTATTCAGCTGGAGTTTCCCTGGAATATAATATAATCAAGCATGTAGTCTgttaaaaattagtttttatgatgctgcaagacaaaaaaatgcaattgcATTTACGCTATATATTTAAACGTAGTGCTGAGTTAACAGGATGGTAGGTTCAAAACCACCTATGTCCcaatttaaaaatgactttACACACATAGGTAGTTAATTTCCATTGTCTTTCAGCAGGGTCTAACTGCTACTAAGATCTTTAAAACTCTTGCTCCTCTGCTGTTACCCTGCAGTTGCCATGGTGACGGTATATGGACACACAGTTTTGCCAGCGGGCATGTCAGAACTGCCTACCTCCTGTTTCTGTGAGCTGATCAAATCCCAAGCTCACACCTAGCCCCAGGGGCATTTTCAGGAAGGCTTTCTCCTGCTTATCTCACCAGTAGGAACCAAAGTCTTTGGCCTCCTCAGATCATGACTACCATATCATACATAAAACAAGAGACAGGCAGGGGCCAGACATTTTTGGCTGTGGCTACTGGTTCCCAAGTGCCAGGTAGTTATTCTTCTCAAATAGCAGATAGGTTGTCCAATCCTGTCCAGTACTGATTTGGAGCAGCAATATGGCCCTTTCGTTATCTCCTTGGTGAGAACTTTAGAATACAACTAAAACTGATCCAATTTAAACATTGGGCCATGAGTGAGGGAGAGGAGAGTGTCAAATTATTTCACTTGGGAAGTAGTCATTAAGATCACTTGTAAATTCAGAATTGAAGTATATGTCTTCTCAGTTACCGAACAAGATTTCTAACTCTGAGCTAGAACTTTGCTAACAGAGAGAACATGAATAATTTCTGGATTGCACACCGCGGGTTGCCATGTTTCTATTTTGCAGATCAATCTGTTTAAGGCTTTTGAAAACATAATGTAAATCTGATTAAATGAATTGAATGGAGAAAGAGTTACAACATTTCTAAAGTTTAGCTCCAACAAAGTTCCAACAGATCCTGGAATTAAAAGCCTTCAAAGTAAATGAAAGGACAATACCTGGATGGAATAAATATACTTTCAGGAGCACTGCTTTCCTTtcctatatttttcttctcttaaatgTCTGTCAACCATCTGTATTCTAAAATGACAGAAGTGCTAGGACTGCTGGTTAACATatatttaatacagaaaaaaaaaaaaaaaaaaaaaaagtctaaaaaatcagttttcatgttgcttttttttttttaaaaaaaaaaaaaaaaaaaaaaaaaaagatttttggaTCCTGGATATTATAGAGTTTTTATTCCAGGAATATGTGTTAGTAACCTTAATatattttgtgttgtgtttttatcATACAATGTTATTTGAATACTTCAGTAATAATGTCATATGTAGACTCATCAGCTCCTGATGGAAATATATCAAATATCTctgtaataatttattaatgCAAGTCAGCATCTTTTGAAATCAGTGGTATCGCTCTGACAAGTGCAGAACTCTGAATGTTGAGAGGAGGCTAATGGATTCTCTGAGTTCTTGTGAATGTAGGTAATAGTTATTTCTActgagtcctttttttttttttttttttttttaatacttaggGGATAAAAATTCAAGCAGAATAATATTCATACCTATGCAGGCCAGTACAAGACCTGTGTGGGAAATAATTTCCACTCACACTCTACCAGAGTTAGTTTACGTATAGGAACTTGTACTGGTTTTTGGCCATGATCTTTATCCACAATATGTGCTTTGACTGTACATCCCCTGCAACATGTAGATCTTTAGAGTATtattgtgttttaaaagaaaataggaaaaataggTTGAGAGAgtatttcttaataaaataatataacacAATTCACAATGTTTTGAAGCTTATAATTTgatatttcataaaaaaaattctttctgaaTTTAAATGAATGTACAAGATAATTAAATACTGTATGAACTCTTTGCTATTTATCTGCTTATACACTTTTCATGCACTCATTTAACGTATTTTCAGGTTGCTAAAAGTAGAATTTATCATCCCTTATGCTCCTTACTCAATCGTTTTTACTTTGCCTTAACtgtctacattttttttaattatttccagaAGGAAATGCAAACCCAAAtattttgtctcattttctgACATTCTTTTAAGTCAATTCTCTTAACATCTTAACATTTGaggtttattttataaaaaattcCACAGAGTATGTTATACTTATGGACAAAGTTCAAAAAAAGTCTTACATAAGAGGAGAGAAAAGTTCTACccagggagagaaaacaggaaatgtCAAAGAGTAATGAAAGGAAATTCAGTACTTTACACTCATCTGTACAATGGGGTTttgaaagaataataaattttagaaagaaaaaaaaaaaaaaaaaaaaaacagagtgaaaGGAATAACAAAGTGAGTAGGGTCAGAGTCAGCCTGATTGTTTTGGGATGTTCCTGATATGAATCTAGGCAGAGATCTTCAGTGACTGTCACCTAGGCTAATAATACTGAAATGAAACAGTACTGACACTTGGCTAATACAAAGTGTACTGGCTCCTACATACTTAAATAGTAACACATAACATAATATTATATTTGTAACCAATATAACTATGAAAATTTCCATGGAACAAAGTCCCCAGTCTCATGTTTCTTCACAACTTACTATATACTTTTACAAATTTGATGAAAGCAAATGAGTCAATTTAATTACCTACTTAAGTTCCTTAATGATGACTCTTTCATTTACAAggcaaatataaaatacaattatcATTTTATTATACATAAATTTACAGTATTTAATATCCACTTATATGCTTAAAAATTGCTGTgttattacatatattttttttttattatttttttttctcccctggaAAACTGAGCAATGCCCAAAAACTTCTATTACTTCAGACTAATAGATAATATCTTTATCTTCAGATTGTACATTCAGGGATTTTTCTACTGGCTGCCTTATGTTccatatatacatacagattGCTGACAAAGGATATTCTATTATATGATACTGACAGATTGAAACTCTCATGTCTGTGAATTTCAACTTGCAGCTTTAGGCTGCTAAGATTAATAGGCTCTTCATTTCTCTACATGCCCAGAATCATCATTTGTTAGTTTTTGCATATTTCAACTGTGCAAAGACATAAACAGATGTAATGTAACAAATCATTATTACAAAATCGTATCATTTCTACTTCTGATTGCTTAATTGTGTTCATGCTTTGGAGAGACAAAAATCTAGATTTATGAACCTAATTCAGCAATGTACTGATGTATTTAGCTTTAAGCAAATAGTAATTTGAATTACTTTGTGTGTGATGCatgttgtattttctttagTAATATGTGAGCATTCCTTGCTAACTTTTTAATATACTCAACTGTTCATTCtgtttaaatatacatatttttttccattttcatctcatgaaacttttttttttttaataaaatatcctTGCTAATGATGAATATGCTCATTAATAGTGCAAGTGGTACGTGCACGTAAGAACAGAAGTCTCTAATCCAAAGGACTTTTTTCTAAACCTACCTTAGACCATCTTTTCTGGTCTTGCAAGTTAAGTAAGCTTGCAGTTGCATGCTCAGCATGATTATATgcataacattttcttttcctagagCTGTGGTGTTTATCCTTCTGGGTATTTTACTACAGTATTTGAAAAGCATCTAAATTATTTGACATTTTATAAAATCTGAAATGTGTTCAAATGAATGTAGTTTAATTTTTAGGATTCTATTTTGTTTGTGACACAACATTTCGTAAAATGTAATACTATCATTCCAAAGTTATTTTGTTGtcactttttttaaatttattttaacaagcAACCCAGAGCATGTTACACTATAACAAAGTCTTATAGTCTGTTCTCAAACAGAACTTTCCATGACTGAAATGATTGTCTTACAAAGAATCGTTTGCTGGGATGGAAAATACACACAGAAATTGTTTCTTTCTAATACTTAACAGattataatttttcatttatatgtCCTACATCAAACAGATTTTCAGAGAGATGCTTTCAGACTGAATTTCTGGAATCAAATTTACAGCTGCCTTTCATGTCCAATAGATTTGGTCCAGCTGCAAtccagtcactttttttttttttttttccataagatCTCTTTGTAATATTTGACTAGCCTTCAGGTTTCACCCaggaaatatttccaaataAGTACATGTAGTTAGGTTTGGgcagtattttgctttttctgaattATGAATTAGGTGCATTAGGTACATTTTATGATACATAGTAGATTTCTATCTTATTCA encodes the following:
- the RASSF9 gene encoding ras association domain-containing protein 9 isoform X1; amino-acid sequence: MAPFGRNLLKTRHKNRSPSKEMASNEREIVVWVCQEEKIVCGLTKRTTCAEVIQALLEEHQATFGEKKVLFGKPSDYCIVEKWRGSERVLPPLTKILRLWKAWGEEQPNLHFVLVKSDAFLSFPLWKTAEAKVVQNVEKQWELSPANYMKMLPIDKQKKIVRKTFRKLAKLKQDSVQQDRDNMETLIHLIISQDHTIHQQVLRMKELDMEIEKCEAQFHLDRVANDGENYVQNSYLTINPSEAEQQGSRPDDQKEMHEYFSKSEGILQVEERLKHHKQLIEKLCAEIEKEVYGICSEKKGDDIHTEGASHAQLENSNLESVKYELEKSMKDGLRINSYLSCIQKELTYRDSLLQKKEKEYELLTEEFNLLHIKDNIETRLPLNEEPPKGSGNSSTSIAVPDFVHRVTNLDINDTDSDTGISSTHSQDSEITSGDMVLLST
- the RASSF9 gene encoding ras association domain-containing protein 9 isoform X2, which gives rise to MASNEREIVVWVCQEEKIVCGLTKRTTCAEVIQALLEEHQATFGEKKVLFGKPSDYCIVEKWRGSERVLPPLTKILRLWKAWGEEQPNLHFVLVKSDAFLSFPLWKTAEAKVVQNVEKQWELSPANYMKMLPIDKQKKIVRKTFRKLAKLKQDSVQQDRDNMETLIHLIISQDHTIHQQVLRMKELDMEIEKCEAQFHLDRVANDGENYVQNSYLTINPSEAEQQGSRPDDQKEMHEYFSKSEGILQVEERLKHHKQLIEKLCAEIEKEVYGICSEKKGDDIHTEGASHAQLENSNLESVKYELEKSMKDGLRINSYLSCIQKELTYRDSLLQKKEKEYELLTEEFNLLHIKDNIETRLPLNEEPPKGSGNSSTSIAVPDFVHRVTNLDINDTDSDTGISSTHSQDSEITSGDMVLLST